In a genomic window of Fibrobacter sp.:
- a CDS encoding S4 domain-containing protein codes for GAEAAEAAAAKEREIHSGNAIPSDAAECSVAAGTYGALDLLVEIKAFASKGEARRMVQNGGVKIAGEKLADPQAQIEIKGGDQLVVQVGKRKFYKVNF; via the coding sequence GGCGCAGAAGCCGCCGAGGCCGCCGCTGCCAAGGAACGCGAAATCCATAGCGGTAACGCCATCCCGAGCGATGCTGCCGAATGCAGCGTGGCGGCCGGCACCTACGGTGCCCTGGACCTGCTCGTGGAAATCAAGGCGTTTGCCTCCAAGGGCGAAGCCCGTCGCATGGTTCAGAACGGCGGCGTGAAGATTGCGGGCGAAAAGCTTGCCGACCCGCAGGCCCAAATCGAAATCAAGGGCGGCGACCAGCTGGTGGTCCAGGTGGGCAAGCGCAAGTTCTACAAGGTGAATTTCTAG
- a CDS encoding 1-phosphofructokinase family hexose kinase, whose protein sequence is MAQEILILGLNPAWQRLFFLDKFTPGEVHRISKVEEYASGKGINCSRVLQNLGGTPLLMHFLGGDHGSRIFDEISACGIQQAPIWIKEPTRVCTTIACGGESTELIEPSPELSDFENQDFTQTLAEHWNSAQSVALCGSFPEHFDVNCISNLDFAGKRVYVDAITDIDSWLEKGVELLKINMPEYSQLLDRLGIPQVKSSPQFWKMTATAVLERLPIKNLVVTDEDSPVRAFRFVEKKFQSITVLPPTVEVQNNVGAGDSFFAAWLYADSMGLDFEECLVKATAVAVARCEVEKPWMLSLDRVAELEEIIRPELEKQE, encoded by the coding sequence ATGGCTCAGGAAATACTCATTCTCGGTTTGAATCCCGCTTGGCAGCGTCTGTTCTTCTTGGACAAGTTTACGCCGGGCGAGGTGCACCGCATCTCGAAGGTCGAGGAATATGCGTCGGGGAAGGGCATCAACTGCAGCCGTGTATTGCAGAACCTGGGCGGAACGCCCCTCCTGATGCATTTTCTCGGGGGCGATCACGGCTCGCGTATCTTCGACGAGATTTCCGCTTGCGGTATACAGCAGGCTCCGATATGGATAAAGGAACCGACGCGCGTCTGCACGACAATCGCCTGCGGGGGCGAATCGACCGAACTTATCGAACCTTCGCCGGAACTTTCGGATTTCGAGAACCAGGATTTTACGCAGACGCTGGCCGAGCACTGGAATTCGGCGCAGAGCGTCGCCCTGTGCGGGTCTTTCCCGGAACATTTCGACGTGAATTGCATCAGCAATCTTGATTTTGCGGGCAAACGCGTGTATGTCGACGCTATCACGGATATCGATTCCTGGCTCGAAAAGGGCGTGGAACTCCTCAAGATAAACATGCCCGAATACAGCCAGCTGCTCGATCGCCTCGGAATTCCGCAGGTGAAGTCCAGCCCGCAGTTCTGGAAGATGACGGCGACCGCCGTGCTCGAGCGCCTTCCCATCAAGAACCTCGTGGTGACCGACGAGGATTCTCCGGTGCGCGCCTTCCGCTTTGTGGAAAAGAAGTTCCAGAGCATTACGGTGCTGCCGCCTACGGTAGAAGTGCAGAACAACGTGGGCGCCGGCGATTCCTTCTTTGCCGCCTGGCTCTATGCCGACAGCATGGGACTCGATTTCGAGGAATGCCTCGTGAAGGCGACCGCTGTTGCCGTTGCCCGCTGCGAAGTCGAAAAGCCGTGGATGCTCAGTCTCGACCGTGTCGCGGAACTTGAAGAAATTATCCGTCCGGAACTCGAAAAGCAGGAATAG
- the mqnB gene encoding futalosine hydrolase — protein MNGTLVAFASRVEFNAVYPQVSAVVASSTPQALNTRYDVAVCGVGALEFSTNLAFLLSKRRYERIIQVGVCGAYPNRGLDLCDVVRVDTDVVGDMGAQTREGHFLSWGEVSGKELVYRGESSRFLSLALASVRSAAGVTVNCCTGTVYLANRRSRLYNADVETMEGAACFAVCSRFGIPGYQFRAVSNIATDRDISTWKIPEAMAALKEQVLDLL, from the coding sequence ATGAACGGAACGCTTGTCGCCTTCGCTTCCAGGGTGGAATTCAACGCGGTCTATCCGCAGGTTTCCGCTGTGGTGGCGTCGTCCACCCCGCAGGCGCTCAACACCCGGTACGATGTCGCGGTATGCGGCGTGGGCGCTCTGGAATTCTCCACCAATCTCGCTTTTCTCCTCTCCAAGAGGCGCTATGAGCGCATAATCCAGGTCGGAGTCTGCGGCGCCTATCCGAACCGCGGCCTGGACCTGTGCGATGTCGTGCGTGTCGATACCGATGTCGTGGGCGACATGGGGGCGCAGACCCGCGAAGGCCATTTCCTTTCATGGGGCGAGGTTTCCGGCAAGGAACTCGTGTACAGGGGCGAATCGTCGCGCTTCCTTTCGCTTGCGCTTGCTTCTGTGCGCTCCGCTGCGGGCGTGACCGTGAACTGCTGTACCGGTACCGTGTACCTTGCGAACCGCCGCAGCCGCCTTTATAACGCCGATGTCGAGACGATGGAAGGTGCGGCCTGCTTTGCCGTGTGCAGCCGTTTCGGGATTCCCGGCTACCAGTTCCGCGCCGTGAGCAATATCGCGACCGACCGCGACATTTCCACCTGGAAAATCCCCGAGGCCATGGCCGCCCTCAAGGAACAGGTCCTGGACCTTTTGTGA